In the Alistipes provencensis genome, GACGGCCCACCCCTCGTCGAGGATCACATATTCGATACCCTCCGATGCGGCGAAGTCGATGTAGTATTTATAGGTCGCGGTGTTGACGCCCGCACGGAAATCCACGCCCGAGAGGTTCCAGTCGTTCCACCATTCCCAAGCCACCTTGCCCGGCTTGATCCATGCGATGTCGTCGAGGCGCGACGGTGCGGCCAGCAGGTAGCTCAGGTTGCTCGCGGCGAGGTCGGTGTCCGAACCGACGATCGCCACGCGCCACGGGAACGCACGCGGGGCGTCGACCTTTGCGATATGGTCTTTCCGTTCCCGGACGAGCATCTGGAGCCGGTTGTGACCGCCCTGCTCCTGCTTTTCCGGATAGGGCGCGAAGACCCCTTTCAGGCCGTTCTTCGCAGCTCCGGCATTGGTCAGATAGAGCCCCGGATAGTTTTCGAGGTCGGTTTCGGTGATGCAGACCTTCACCCCGTCGCCGGCGTCGACCACCAGCGGCAGGAACATCAGGCGTCCGGAATTCAGTTCCGAAAGTCGCGCCGTCGTGTAGGTGTTCTCGAACGAGTTGTAGAACTGGTCGTCGAAATCGCCCTCCTTGCCCCTTGCCACATAGGGAACCGTCGCTTCGAGATCGGCGGGGAAACGGAAGTCCGCCTGCTCGCTCACGATGTTGAACGGCTTTTTGGCGCGGCTGACGAAGCGGTAGGCGACGCCGTCGTCATAGGCCCGGAACTCCACCGACCAGTCGCCTTTCATGCGCAGCGTCAGTGCGTTGTAGTGGTCGCGGATCGAGTCGGCGCGGTAGAACGGCGAAGCGATCATCTTGTCGGCGCTTGTGCGGGTGACGCCCGCCACGCGCGGATCGGCGTCCCACGTCGTGCCGTTGTCCAGCGTCAGCGAGAGCGGCGAGGTGTCCAGTATCGTTCGGCCGTCGAACGTGACGGCATAGGTCAGCGCGTCGCCCGCGGCGACGGTCGTTTGCAGGCGGCCGTCCGGAGAGGCCAGCGTATAGGTTTTTTGGGCCTGAACGGAAAAAGTGCAGGCGACGGTGGCTGCAAGCAGCAGAAGCGTTTTTCTCATCGGTATTACTTATATGTTTAGAGTACTGTAAATCGAACGGGACGGAGCCCTGCGGAGTTGCCGCCGATGAAGAGCTCGAACTCCCCGGGATCGGAGACGACGGAGCCGTCGGCCAGCACATATTCCAGCTCGGAGCGTGTGATGTCGAAAGTCACGTCGGTAGATTCGCCCTTCTTGAGGAAAATCTTCCGGAATCCTTTCAGCTCCTTCACCGGGCGGGTGATCTGCGCCTTGAGGTCGCGGATGTAGAGCTGCACGACCTCTTCGCCGTCGTAGTCGCCCGCATTGGTTACTTTTACCGTCGCCGTGATCGTGCCGTCGGCGGCCATCCGGTCGCTGCTGAGCGTCGGCTCGCCGTATTCGAAGCGCGTGTAGCTGAGTCCGTAGCCGAACGGATAGAGCGCATCGACCGGGGCGTCGATGTAGTGCATCACATAACGCTGATTGGGCTCGAACGGGCGCCCCGTGTGCTTGTGGTTGTAGTAAACCG is a window encoding:
- a CDS encoding glycoside hydrolase family 97 protein; translation: MRKTLLLLAATVACTFSVQAQKTYTLASPDGRLQTTVAAGDALTYAVTFDGRTILDTSPLSLTLDNGTTWDADPRVAGVTRTSADKMIASPFYRADSIRDHYNALTLRMKGDWSVEFRAYDDGVAYRFVSRAKKPFNIVSEQADFRFPADLEATVPYVARGKEGDFDDQFYNSFENTYTTARLSELNSGRLMFLPLVVDAGDGVKVCITETDLENYPGLYLTNAGAAKNGLKGVFAPYPEKQEQGGHNRLQMLVRERKDHIAKVDAPRAFPWRVAIVGSDTDLAASNLSYLLAAPSRLDDIAWIKPGKVAWEWWNDWNLSGVDFRAGVNTATYKYYIDFAASEGIEYVILDEGWAVNKQADLMQVVPAIDLQEIVDYGRQKGVGIILWAGYWAFDRDLERVCKHYSEMGVKGFKVDFMDRDDQQMTAFNYRAAETAAKYKLLLDLHGTHKPAGLNRTWPNVLNFEGVHGLEQMKWQPPTVDQMKYDATIPFIRQAAGPMDYTQGAMRNAIKKNYHPCNSEPMSQGTRCHQLALYVVLDSPLNMLCDSPTAYLREKESADFIAAIPTVWDETRILDGRMGEYILTARRKGTTWYIGGITDWTPRDVEVDLSFLGGAYDAVLFRDGVNADRKASDYKRETLRVDASEPLKLHLAPGGGFAAALTPAR